From Solanum lycopersicum chromosome 8, SLM_r2.1, the proteins below share one genomic window:
- the LOC138337987 gene encoding uncharacterized protein, with product MCMPVVFQIWIYKCMGKRQTNLARKISDRIPRILNWQTVGAKPRLKTLMKDTSNDGNREIKWKNVVPSLMEIAILQLPLEGVEKSTEGVQTEPHRDIDEQALFGQNSDDDFVNPPPRSMKVTGKRKKGQSVTLAKIVRKKDSNITDQMERNEHIDPVANQTGKKLQLEKLCGRKKWCSKKKTTRTCVPTKDFQIPSVREEFKDIRKLMNDNFNIIMYTLKDKKNNENVGQRSQPFTSPILSENQNQDHSIFENSNLGDIPDIVVGVDKQVDCDNSPLRNLINVDAGFSSSKSIIPSIPQPSFVFDKSQKIRPLVFERQHDFTYQDDNDEEDQFIFPTPIQSIVPIEGSPQSQFELDDSLMPSLASKESQNKKSHVHTPLPAHWIRRPGPFNTSPYMTSFGSSAGTSSVQPTIFELKHPFIFDLISGNRDIIMWDAHRSWIREGLLAKHENKRHDQVRYKKGKARISVPLDFGVDIVDNKNWFYNYSKGQLLNDSHINVIFYYLRKKAKYDVDSRYKYTTVDCVFTSKISSIWKKFEDLDSDVCCTDEEHFIGDYIRGYKVHAGIPWHLVDHVFIPVNVKKKIHWALAVLSLNDRRVYVYDSYRAADHDAAIRKEVTKLAQLIPLKLTMDCSIYMLAFAEWLSYGQGNPSGTFDVMFLRSKYAALL from the exons ATGTGTATGCCTGTTGTCTTTCAAATATGGATATACAAGTGCATGGGTAAGCGTCAGACGAATCTTGCACGGAAAATTAGTGATCGTATCCCCCGTATTCTAAACTGGCAAACAGTAGGAGCAAAACCCCGATTAAAAACCTTGATGAAAGACACATCCAATGATGGTAATAGAGAG ATTAAATGGAAGAATGTTGTCCCATCTCTGATGGAAATTGCTATTCTACAATTGCCTCTTGAAGGTGTTGAAAAATCAACTGAAGGTGTTCAAACAGAGCCACATCGTGATATTGATGAACAAGCACTTTTTGGACAGAATTCAGATGATGATTTTGTCAACCCACCTCCACGTTCAATGAAGGTTAcaggtaaaagaaaaaaggggcAATCAGTAACACTTGCTAAAATAGTACGAAAAAAGGACTCAAATATCACAGATCAAATGGAGCGGAATGAACATATTGATCCAGTAGCGAACCAGACCGGGAAAAAGCTGCAATTAGAAAAGTTGTGCGGaagaaaaaaatggtgttctaagAAGAAAACCACTCGCACTTGTGTGCCAACAAAGGATTTCCAAATACCATCT GTTAGAGAAGAGTTTAAAGACATACGGAAGTTGatgaatgataattttaatatcattatGTATACTTTGAAG gacaaaaaaaacaatgaaaatgttGGTCAAAGATCACAACCTTTTACAAGTCCAATTTTATCAGAAAATCAAAATCAG GAtcattcaatttttgaaaattcaaatctGGGAGACATACCTGATATTGTTGTGGGTGTTGATAAACAA gtTGATTGTGACAATTCCCCTTTGCGTAATCTGATCAATGTAGATGCTGGTTTTAGTTCGTCTAAATCAATAATTCCAAGT ATACCTCAACCATCATTTGTATTTGACAAATCCCAAAAAATAAGGCCACTTGTTTTTGAAAGACAACATGACTTTACATATCAAGATGACAATGATGAAGAGGATCAGTTCATATTTCCTACCCCTATTCAATCTATTGTTCCCATAGAAGGCTCACCACAATCACAGTTTGAGTTGGATGATTCTCTAATGCCAAGTCTA GCTAGCAAGGAGAGTCAGAACAAAAAAAGTCATGTTCACACACCATTACCTGCACATTGGATTAGACGTCCAGGACCTTTCAATACATCCCCATATATGACATCGTTCGGCTCATCTGCAG GTACTTCATCGGTGCAACCAACTATTTTTGAACTGAAACACCCGTTCATCTTTGATCTTATTTCTGGCAATCGTGATATCATTATGTGGGATGCACATCGGTCATGGATTCGCGAAGGTCTTCTTGCAAAACATGAGAACAA ACGTCATGATCAGGTTCGATACAAGAAGGGTAAAGCACGCATTTCTGTCCCACTTGACTTTGGTGTTGATATTGTAGACAATAAAAATTGGTTCTACAATTACTCAAAAGGACAATTGTTGAATGATTCG CATAtcaatgttatattttattatttgagaaagaaagCAAAGTATGATGTGGACAGCAGGTATAAATACACAACTGTGGATTGTGTGTTTACGtctaaaatttcatcaatttggAAGAAGTTTGAAGATTTAGATAGTGATGTCTGTTGCACTGATGAAGAACATTTTATAGGTGATTACATTAGAGGATATAAAGTTCATGCCGGCATTCCGTGGCATTTGGTGGATCACGTATTTATCCCTGtaaatgtaaagaaaaaaattcattggGCATTGGCGGTACTCTCTCTTAATGATAGACGTGTATACGTTTATGATTCTTACAGAGCGGCAGATCATGATGCAGCAATCAGGAAAGAGGTTACCAAGTTGGCTCAACTCATTCCGCTTAAGTTGACTAT GGATTGTAGTATCTATATGCTTGCTTTTGCCGAGTGGCTGTCTTATGGTCAAGGAAATCCAAGTGGTACATTTGACGTAATGTTTTTAAGGTCAAAATATGCTGCACTTCTTTGA